From Myxococcus stipitatus, one genomic window encodes:
- a CDS encoding aminotransferase class I/II-fold pyridoxal phosphate-dependent enzyme, with amino-acid sequence MRIPDFKLERYFARWEFSAPYLLCSSDIEGWRMKDLLALADADAQARWEALTLGYTESTGLPALREEIAALYPGLSADHVLTFAGAQEAVFVLMNVLLGPGDHAVVTWPGYQSLYEVARATGADVTLLPLRAEEGWALDLEALRRALTPRTRVVVVNFPHNPTGALPDRATFEALCALCDERGIHLLSDEVYRLLEYDVRDTLPPAASVSPRAFSLGVMSKAFGLAGLRVGWLASRDADVLRRCMAYKDYTTICNGAPVEVLALIALRAKARVLERSRALLAGNLALLDAFFARHADTFQWVRPRAGSVAFPRLLRDEPVARFTQALVDREGVLLLPGDVYDFPGNHFRLGLGRANLPDALSRLERFVSDTLRAGH; translated from the coding sequence ATGCGCATCCCCGACTTCAAGCTGGAGCGGTACTTCGCGCGCTGGGAATTCTCCGCGCCCTACCTGCTGTGCTCCTCGGACATCGAGGGCTGGAGGATGAAGGACCTGCTGGCGCTCGCCGACGCGGACGCCCAGGCGCGCTGGGAGGCGCTGACGCTCGGCTACACGGAGTCCACCGGGCTGCCCGCGCTGCGCGAGGAGATCGCCGCCCTGTACCCCGGCCTCTCGGCGGACCACGTGCTCACCTTCGCCGGCGCGCAGGAGGCCGTGTTCGTCCTGATGAACGTGCTGCTGGGCCCAGGCGACCACGCGGTCGTCACCTGGCCGGGCTACCAGTCCCTGTACGAGGTGGCGCGGGCGACGGGCGCGGACGTGACGCTGCTGCCCCTGCGAGCCGAGGAGGGGTGGGCGCTGGACCTGGAGGCCCTGCGCCGCGCGCTGACGCCGCGCACGCGCGTGGTGGTGGTGAACTTCCCGCACAACCCCACCGGCGCGCTGCCGGACCGCGCGACGTTCGAGGCGCTGTGCGCGCTGTGCGACGAGCGCGGCATCCACCTGCTGTCCGACGAGGTGTACCGCCTGCTGGAGTACGACGTCCGCGACACGCTCCCGCCCGCCGCCTCCGTGTCGCCGCGCGCCTTCAGCCTGGGCGTCATGTCCAAGGCCTTCGGCCTGGCCGGCCTGCGCGTGGGGTGGCTCGCCAGCCGCGACGCGGACGTGCTGCGCCGCTGCATGGCCTACAAGGACTACACGACCATCTGCAACGGCGCGCCCGTGGAGGTGCTCGCCCTCATCGCCCTGCGCGCCAAGGCCCGCGTGCTGGAGCGCAGCCGCGCGCTGCTCGCCGGCAACCTCGCGCTGCTGGACGCCTTCTTCGCGCGGCACGCGGACACCTTCCAGTGGGTGCGCCCGCGCGCGGGCAGCGTCGCCTTCCCGCGCCTGCTCCGCGACGAGCCCGTGGCCCGCTTCACCCAGGCGCTCGTCGACCGCGAGGGCGTGCTGCTGCTGCCCGGCGACGTCTACGACTTCCCCGGCAACCACTTCCGGCTGGGCCTGGGCCGCGCCAACCTCCCGGACGCCCTCTCTCGCCTGGAGCGTTTCGTTTCCGACACACTCCGCGCCGGCCATTGA
- a CDS encoding SDR family NAD(P)-dependent oxidoreductase: MTTTQKTVVVTGASRGIGRTVALSFAREGYRVWALARAADALESLAKEGGERIRPLVVDVANEEALLAATKTILAEGPPTVIVNNAGITVSAPLTKTSTADVARVMAVNVTAPFLLCRELMPAMAKAGGGRVINIGSMAAERGMKYTSIYCASKHALLGLTRALAVEYAKKNITVNQVNPGWVETDMFANATAAISQTTGRSGDQAREALASMNALGRIIQPEEVTALVMFLASDAAAAITGAAYAIDGGELG; encoded by the coding sequence ATGACGACGACCCAGAAGACCGTGGTGGTGACAGGCGCGAGCCGTGGCATCGGCCGCACCGTGGCGCTGTCCTTCGCCCGCGAGGGCTATCGCGTCTGGGCGCTCGCGCGCGCGGCGGACGCGCTCGAGTCGCTCGCGAAGGAAGGTGGCGAGCGCATCCGTCCGCTCGTCGTGGACGTGGCGAACGAGGAGGCCCTGCTCGCGGCCACGAAGACGATTCTCGCGGAGGGCCCGCCGACGGTCATCGTGAACAACGCGGGCATCACCGTGTCCGCGCCGCTGACCAAGACGAGCACCGCCGACGTGGCGCGGGTGATGGCCGTGAACGTGACGGCGCCCTTCCTGCTGTGCCGCGAGCTGATGCCCGCCATGGCCAAGGCCGGCGGCGGTCGCGTCATCAACATCGGCTCCATGGCCGCCGAGCGCGGCATGAAGTACACGTCCATCTACTGCGCGTCCAAGCACGCGCTGCTGGGCCTGACGCGCGCGCTGGCCGTGGAGTACGCGAAGAAGAACATCACCGTGAACCAGGTGAACCCGGGCTGGGTGGAGACGGACATGTTCGCCAATGCGACGGCGGCCATCAGCCAGACCACCGGGCGCTCCGGCGACCAGGCCCGCGAGGCCCTGGCCTCGATGAACGCGCTGGGCCGCATCATCCAGCCGGAGGAGGTCACCGCGCTCGTCATGTTCCTCGCCTCGGACGCGGCGGCCGCCATCACCGGCGCGGCCTACGCCATCGACGGCGGCGAGCTGGGCTGA
- a CDS encoding methyl-accepting chemotaxis protein, giving the protein MTHSLAARLTAAITLVILVLTALCVTFTGVVLRSRMNAELALALSQDEAAWSRLVTQEARTLKVLMRGLAADPRLGALLAREKVDVEALRAFTMAQKAVVSVELLLVADAEGRPLAGSFTDQLGSLAERVATDAPGVLFVGPTPYWVVSRPVEQEGRRLGHLVLGSRFDDAPLKEVRKQRGVELVLRAGARVVAQALDTVSPNALLVMVDAEAVEAQGRVEVEGASFRVARQPLGGGLELVLARDESAEASRFGTAVWLIVSLGLFTALSAGFVIFLLVRRMTGPLRELTAATERVVAEGDFRGTLEVRSQDEIGRLAASFVEMMSQLRSLLMALKGSAEQLEQAATHLTETAVEQNEAVSQQAVALHETQLAAQQLQESSRAAAKRVEIIQREAEKASGFGEAGEAAVLGSVGGLTHIRSYVEQIGRTIAELHQRTRQVGDITRTVKDLADQSNVLALNASIEAARSGDSGRAFSVVARNMRSLADQSAGATTRVQGILGDIGRAIGDAVRISEGGAREVEGGLEQVHAAGESLRSLASIIQSNGQTVRSISDAVRQQDAGIAELFAALSSMADVADQIVDRMAASEQAAIQLSAASGELSAIVGRYQL; this is encoded by the coding sequence ATGACGCATAGCCTTGCCGCGCGCCTGACCGCCGCCATCACCCTGGTCATCCTGGTCCTCACCGCGCTGTGCGTGACGTTCACGGGCGTGGTGTTGCGCTCCCGGATGAACGCGGAGCTGGCCCTTGCCCTTTCGCAGGACGAAGCCGCCTGGAGCCGCCTGGTGACGCAGGAGGCCCGGACGCTGAAGGTCCTGATGCGCGGCCTCGCGGCGGATCCCCGCCTGGGCGCGTTGCTCGCCCGGGAGAAGGTGGACGTGGAGGCGCTGCGCGCGTTCACGATGGCCCAGAAGGCGGTGGTGTCCGTGGAGCTGCTGTTGGTGGCGGACGCCGAGGGCCGGCCGCTGGCGGGGAGCTTCACGGACCAGCTGGGGTCGCTCGCGGAGCGGGTGGCGACGGATGCGCCCGGGGTGCTCTTCGTGGGGCCGACGCCGTACTGGGTGGTGTCGCGCCCGGTGGAGCAGGAGGGCCGGCGGCTGGGGCACCTGGTGCTGGGCAGCCGGTTCGACGACGCGCCGCTGAAGGAGGTGCGCAAGCAGCGGGGCGTGGAGCTGGTGCTGCGAGCGGGCGCGCGGGTGGTGGCGCAGGCGCTGGACACGGTGTCGCCGAACGCGCTGCTCGTGATGGTGGACGCGGAGGCCGTGGAGGCCCAGGGGCGGGTGGAGGTGGAGGGGGCGAGCTTCCGGGTGGCGCGTCAACCGCTGGGAGGTGGACTGGAGCTGGTGCTCGCGCGCGACGAGAGCGCGGAGGCGTCGCGGTTCGGGACGGCGGTGTGGCTCATCGTCTCGTTGGGGCTCTTCACGGCGTTGTCGGCGGGGTTCGTCATCTTCCTGCTGGTGCGGCGGATGACGGGGCCGCTGCGCGAGCTGACCGCGGCGACGGAGCGGGTGGTGGCGGAGGGCGACTTCCGGGGCACGTTGGAGGTGCGCTCCCAGGACGAGATTGGCCGGCTGGCCGCGTCCTTCGTGGAGATGATGTCGCAGTTGCGCTCGTTGCTGATGGCGTTGAAGGGCTCCGCCGAGCAGCTCGAGCAGGCCGCGACGCACCTGACCGAGACCGCGGTGGAGCAGAACGAGGCGGTGTCGCAGCAGGCGGTGGCGTTGCACGAGACGCAGCTGGCGGCGCAGCAGCTCCAGGAGTCGTCGCGCGCGGCGGCGAAGCGCGTGGAGATCATCCAGCGCGAGGCGGAGAAGGCCAGCGGCTTCGGCGAGGCGGGCGAGGCGGCGGTGCTGGGGAGCGTGGGAGGGCTGACGCACATCCGCTCGTACGTCGAGCAGATTGGCCGCACCATCGCGGAGCTGCACCAGCGCACCCGGCAGGTGGGGGACATCACCCGCACGGTGAAGGACCTGGCGGACCAGTCCAACGTGCTGGCGCTCAACGCCTCCATCGAGGCGGCGCGCAGCGGGGATTCGGGGCGCGCCTTCTCCGTGGTGGCGAGGAACATGCGTTCGTTGGCGGACCAGTCCGCGGGGGCGACCACGCGCGTGCAGGGCATCCTCGGCGACATCGGTCGCGCCATCGGCGACGCGGTGCGCATCAGCGAGGGCGGCGCGCGCGAGGTCGAGGGGGGCCTGGAGCAGGTCCACGCGGCTGGGGAGAGCCTGCGCTCGCTGGCGAGCATCATCCAGAGCAACGGCCAGACGGTGCGCAGCATCTCCGACGCGGTGAGGCAGCAGGACGCCGGCATCGCGGAGCTCTTCGCCGCGCTCAGCTCCATGGCGGACGTGGCGGACCAGATCGTCGACCGCATGGCCGCCAGCGAGCAGGCCGCCATCCAGCTCTCCGCCGCCTCCGGCGAGCTGAGCGCCATTGTCGGGCGCTATCAGCTCTGA
- a CDS encoding peroxiredoxin family protein, translating to MPTHDIPLTLLDPDGGWINAPVHVSELDELPVLLHFFSMSADADTNDFGSLERFRREFGPRGLRVIGVDVTHSARELRDTNAVESFAREHGLTYPIAVDDGSMAQAYGVKQTPAWLLFDADGRLRHHLCGKGAARRLRPALERFTQYDTSAAAPAPAH from the coding sequence ATGCCCACGCACGACATCCCCCTCACGCTGCTCGACCCGGATGGCGGGTGGATCAACGCCCCGGTCCACGTCTCGGAGCTGGACGAGCTGCCCGTGCTGCTCCACTTCTTCTCCATGAGCGCGGACGCGGACACCAACGACTTCGGCTCGCTCGAGCGCTTCCGGCGGGAGTTCGGGCCCCGGGGCCTGCGCGTCATCGGCGTGGACGTCACCCACTCCGCCAGGGAGTTGCGCGACACCAACGCGGTGGAGTCCTTCGCGCGCGAGCACGGCCTGACCTACCCCATCGCCGTGGACGACGGCTCCATGGCCCAGGCGTACGGCGTGAAGCAGACCCCCGCCTGGCTCCTCTTCGACGCCGACGGCCGGCTGCGCCACCACCTGTGCGGCAAGGGCGCCGCCCGGCGGCTGCGCCCCGCGCTGGAGCGCTTCACGCAGTACGACACCTCCGCGGCGGCCCCCGCCCCCGCGCACTGA
- a CDS encoding DUF2058 family protein, translating to MPGSKAYQRAESKRQIELDRALRELALGAQVTLEPGETAFYFMTRKGKLRRLELSPEQAKRLEEGELAVVERPDPAQIEHSLVPAATAEQMFALSKKAVRFLNRKDSPIGFMNDEELKAQQAAEAAGTAPELSDEPEADAEAPAAPEASEAPASTEPTPDNG from the coding sequence ATGCCGGGCTCCAAGGCCTATCAGCGCGCGGAGTCCAAGCGGCAGATCGAACTGGACCGCGCCCTGCGCGAGCTGGCGCTCGGCGCCCAGGTGACGCTGGAGCCCGGGGAGACGGCGTTCTACTTCATGACGCGCAAGGGGAAGCTGCGCCGGCTCGAGCTGAGCCCGGAGCAGGCCAAGCGCCTCGAGGAGGGCGAGCTGGCCGTGGTCGAACGGCCGGACCCCGCTCAAATCGAGCACTCCCTGGTCCCCGCCGCGACGGCGGAGCAGATGTTCGCGCTCTCGAAGAAGGCGGTGCGCTTCCTCAACCGGAAGGACAGCCCCATCGGCTTCATGAACGACGAGGAGCTCAAGGCGCAGCAGGCGGCCGAGGCCGCGGGCACCGCGCCGGAGCTCTCCGACGAGCCCGAGGCCGACGCCGAGGCCCCGGCGGCCCCCGAGGCCTCCGAAGCCCCCGCCAGCACCGAGCCGACGCCGGACAACGGCTGA
- a CDS encoding acyl-CoA dehydrogenase family protein gives MPRADITDLLRIDDLLSPEEKAARDTVARFVDREVLPIIGGHFRDGTFPLHLVPQLAEMGVLGANLQGHGCAGMNTVSYGLILQELERGDSGLRSFASVQGSLCMFPIHAYGSDEQKARFLPEMARGRVIGCFGLTEPDFGSNPGGMRTRARKDGDGYVLDGTKTWITNGAIADVAVVWAKTDDGGPESVRGFLVEKGTPGFTARDIPGKFSLRASVTSELSFQEVRVPARNVLPGVVGLRGPLSCLNNARLGIAFAVTGAAIACFEGAREYALSRASFQGKPVAGFQLTQEKLADMLQEIVKAQLLALRVARLKDEGQVTPVMVSLAKRNNVKSALEIARVARSIYGANGITDAYPPVRHMLNLESVFTYEGTHEVHTLVLGKAITGLDAFD, from the coding sequence ATGCCGCGCGCCGACATCACCGACCTCTTGAGAATCGACGACCTGCTGTCCCCGGAGGAGAAGGCCGCTCGCGACACGGTGGCCCGCTTCGTGGACCGCGAGGTGCTGCCCATCATCGGAGGGCACTTCCGGGACGGGACGTTCCCGCTCCACCTGGTGCCCCAGCTCGCGGAGATGGGGGTGCTCGGCGCCAACCTCCAGGGCCACGGTTGCGCGGGGATGAACACCGTCAGCTACGGGCTCATCCTCCAGGAGCTGGAGCGGGGCGACTCCGGCCTGCGCTCGTTCGCGTCCGTGCAGGGCTCGCTGTGCATGTTCCCCATCCACGCCTACGGCAGCGACGAGCAGAAGGCGCGCTTCCTGCCGGAGATGGCCCGGGGGCGCGTCATCGGCTGCTTCGGCCTCACCGAGCCGGACTTCGGCTCCAACCCGGGCGGCATGCGCACGCGCGCGCGCAAGGACGGCGACGGCTACGTGCTCGACGGCACGAAGACCTGGATCACGAACGGCGCCATCGCCGACGTCGCGGTGGTGTGGGCCAAGACGGACGACGGCGGCCCCGAGTCCGTGCGCGGCTTCCTGGTGGAGAAGGGCACGCCGGGCTTCACCGCGCGCGACATCCCCGGCAAGTTCTCCCTGCGCGCCTCCGTCACCAGCGAGCTGTCCTTCCAGGAAGTGCGCGTGCCCGCGCGCAACGTGCTGCCCGGCGTGGTGGGCCTGCGCGGGCCGCTGTCGTGCCTCAACAACGCGCGGCTGGGCATCGCCTTCGCCGTCACGGGCGCGGCCATCGCCTGCTTCGAGGGCGCGAGGGAGTACGCGCTGTCGCGCGCCTCGTTCCAGGGCAAGCCCGTGGCGGGCTTCCAGCTCACGCAGGAGAAGCTGGCGGACATGCTCCAGGAGATCGTCAAGGCGCAGCTGCTGGCGCTGCGCGTGGCGCGCCTCAAGGACGAGGGCCAGGTGACGCCCGTCATGGTGAGCCTGGCCAAGCGCAACAACGTGAAGAGCGCGCTGGAGATTGCCCGCGTCGCGCGGAGCATCTACGGCGCCAACGGCATCACCGACGCGTACCCGCCCGTGCGCCACATGCTCAATCTGGAGTCCGTCTTCACCTACGAGGGCACCCACGAGGTGCACACGCTGGTGCTCGGCAAGGCCATCACCGGCCTGGATGCCTTCGACTGA
- a CDS encoding choice-of-anchor X domain-containing protein, with product MSLCVVLGAVGWWGLGGDAEGAPGASGTEGATAVGRRGPAMAASPGKASGGGGSAGGSVAAASSGAPGGRDSPTPREREREELKALWRQRLERAKRTLESYVAATRYPPQSRPIEEHPDQVTLAEPERLRPLSREHPELQLRLKQDRVFVVGDEAVHFFVSCEDAQRQPRPCQVLSASAHEAEYVQGAGMMPAVPVVFTDDGVGGDAVAKDGVFTGRLQPSKQGFPLFSGTLRVDVVVRSDRAEGTAFLDILYTPSPPATFTGKVREEVSAGSLLLYLGINVRKAGRYVVAGRVDTEGGEPFAHVSFNEELKEGAQEVKLTVFGKLIRDEDPSFPLKLRDVEGFLLKESGDPDRELMATLRGEVHTTHDYQASSFSPDEWQGEVRRRYIDEYTNDVLDAQRQLELLVAEEEGKKPPPGDGDKSPP from the coding sequence TTGTCGTTGTGCGTGGTGCTGGGCGCCGTGGGGTGGTGGGGGCTTGGGGGCGACGCCGAGGGCGCGCCAGGAGCCTCCGGGACGGAGGGCGCCACGGCCGTGGGCAGGCGGGGCCCCGCGATGGCCGCGTCCCCCGGGAAGGCTTCGGGGGGAGGCGGTTCGGCGGGCGGGTCCGTCGCCGCGGCCTCTTCCGGCGCGCCGGGGGGGCGGGACTCGCCCACGCCCCGGGAGCGTGAGCGCGAGGAGCTGAAGGCGCTGTGGCGGCAACGGCTGGAGCGCGCGAAGCGGACGCTGGAGTCCTATGTCGCGGCCACGCGCTACCCGCCGCAGTCCCGGCCCATCGAGGAGCACCCGGACCAGGTGACGCTGGCCGAGCCCGAGCGGCTGCGGCCGTTGAGCCGCGAGCATCCGGAGCTGCAGCTGCGCCTCAAGCAGGACCGCGTGTTCGTGGTGGGCGACGAGGCGGTGCACTTCTTCGTGTCCTGCGAGGACGCGCAGCGCCAGCCACGGCCCTGCCAGGTGTTGTCCGCCTCCGCGCACGAGGCCGAGTACGTCCAGGGCGCGGGCATGATGCCCGCGGTGCCCGTCGTCTTCACGGACGACGGCGTGGGCGGCGACGCGGTCGCGAAGGACGGGGTCTTCACCGGCCGGCTCCAGCCGTCGAAGCAGGGCTTCCCGCTGTTCTCCGGCACGCTGCGCGTGGACGTGGTGGTGCGCTCGGACCGGGCGGAGGGCACGGCCTTCCTGGACATCCTCTACACGCCCTCTCCGCCGGCGACGTTCACCGGCAAGGTGCGCGAGGAGGTGTCGGCCGGCTCGCTGCTGCTCTATCTGGGAATCAATGTCCGCAAGGCGGGCCGGTACGTGGTGGCGGGCCGCGTGGACACGGAAGGGGGCGAGCCCTTCGCGCACGTGTCCTTCAACGAGGAGCTGAAGGAGGGCGCGCAGGAGGTGAAGCTCACCGTCTTCGGCAAGCTCATCCGCGACGAGGACCCCTCCTTCCCGCTGAAGCTGCGTGACGTGGAGGGCTTCCTGCTCAAGGAGTCCGGAGACCCGGACCGGGAGTTGATGGCCACGCTGCGCGGCGAGGTCCACACCACGCACGACTACCAGGCCTCCTCCTTCTCCCCCGACGAGTGGCAGGGCGAGGTGCGCCGCCGCTACATCGACGAGTACACGAACGACGTCCTCGACGCTCAGCGCCAGCTCGAGCTGCTCGTCGCGGAGGAGGAGGGCAAGAAGCCGCCGCCGGGCGACGGCGACAAGTCCCCGCCGTGA
- a CDS encoding PP2C family protein-serine/threonine phosphatase, which produces MLRIDSAGQTHIGRRPHNEDSFCVLPELGLYVVADGLGGQEGGEVASRCVVDTFAGLGQRWERESEAVWPEVADPRRSREENLLAACSHLAQRNLQAQRVGRLSEMASTVVAVALGPAGAAVAHVGDSRLYRLRGGRVEPLTRDHSFLEELKDVGMEPPGGASNWRHLITRALGTDNAEPTLQRLQTQPGDVFLLCSDGLYEPLGLEGLSRRLTLANAREICDALVADAFEAGGKDNITAVVVRVADA; this is translated from the coding sequence ATGCTGCGTATCGACAGCGCGGGACAGACCCATATCGGTCGCCGGCCCCACAACGAGGACTCGTTCTGCGTCCTGCCGGAGCTGGGCCTGTACGTCGTGGCGGATGGGCTGGGTGGGCAGGAGGGTGGCGAGGTCGCCAGCCGATGCGTGGTGGATACCTTCGCGGGCCTGGGGCAGCGCTGGGAGCGGGAGTCCGAGGCGGTCTGGCCGGAGGTGGCGGATCCACGGCGTTCGCGCGAGGAGAACCTGCTGGCCGCCTGTTCGCACCTGGCGCAGCGCAACCTCCAGGCCCAGCGCGTGGGGCGGTTGAGCGAGATGGCGTCGACGGTGGTCGCGGTGGCGCTGGGGCCCGCGGGCGCGGCGGTGGCGCACGTGGGCGACAGCCGCCTGTACCGGCTGCGCGGGGGCCGGGTGGAGCCGCTGACGCGCGACCACTCCTTCCTGGAGGAGCTCAAGGACGTGGGCATGGAGCCCCCCGGGGGCGCGTCCAACTGGCGCCACCTCATCACCCGCGCGCTCGGCACGGACAACGCGGAGCCCACGCTGCAGCGGCTCCAGACGCAGCCGGGCGACGTCTTCCTGCTGTGCTCGGACGGCCTCTACGAGCCGCTGGGCCTGGAGGGGCTGTCGCGCCGGCTGACGCTCGCGAACGCGCGGGAGATCTGCGACGCGCTGGTGGCGGACGCCTTCGAGGCGGGGGGCAAGGACAACATCACCGCCGTCGTGGTGCGCGTCGCGGACGCCTGA
- a CDS encoding SDR family NAD(P)-dependent oxidoreductase: protein MADRRKDGRARRFTPGTLVAAGVGVALGLGRALRRTRYSFQGRDVLITGGTRGLGLVLARQLVRQGARVALCGREEESLQRARDELEREGGEVLALPCDVRDQVSVEAAVSAVHERWGGVDVLVNNAGVIQVGPLESMTLEDFREAVDTHLWGALHTTLAVLPEMKRRGEGRIVNIASVGGRVAVPHLVPYAASKFALVGLSDGLRAELRQDGIRVTTVCPGLMRTGSPLNARFKGNHEAEYAWFSVSDSLPGMSVSAERAARIILAAVRRGDAEVLVGLPTRLAVWGRALAPELTAAVLAWANRRLPQSSLQDRHAGVDSQTPLTRSWLTELSRRAAERNNETDVPLH, encoded by the coding sequence ATGGCTGACAGGCGCAAGGATGGACGGGCGCGGCGCTTCACCCCGGGCACGCTGGTGGCGGCCGGCGTCGGCGTGGCGCTGGGGCTGGGCCGGGCGCTGCGCCGCACCCGCTATTCGTTCCAGGGCCGCGACGTGCTCATCACCGGAGGCACGCGCGGCCTGGGGCTGGTGCTCGCGCGCCAGCTCGTGAGGCAGGGCGCGCGCGTGGCCCTGTGCGGCCGGGAGGAGGAGTCGCTCCAGCGCGCCCGCGACGAGCTCGAGCGGGAGGGAGGCGAGGTGCTCGCCCTGCCCTGCGACGTGCGCGACCAGGTGAGCGTGGAGGCCGCGGTCTCCGCGGTCCACGAGCGCTGGGGCGGCGTGGACGTGCTCGTCAACAACGCGGGCGTCATCCAGGTGGGGCCGCTGGAGTCGATGACGCTGGAGGACTTCCGCGAGGCGGTGGACACGCACCTGTGGGGGGCGCTGCACACCACGCTGGCGGTGCTGCCGGAGATGAAGCGGCGCGGAGAGGGGCGCATCGTCAACATCGCCTCCGTTGGCGGGCGCGTGGCGGTGCCGCACCTGGTGCCCTACGCGGCCAGCAAGTTCGCGCTGGTGGGCCTGTCGGACGGGCTGCGCGCGGAGCTGCGCCAGGACGGCATCCGGGTGACGACGGTGTGCCCGGGCCTGATGCGCACCGGCAGCCCGCTCAACGCCCGCTTCAAGGGCAACCACGAGGCCGAATACGCGTGGTTCTCCGTGAGCGACTCACTGCCGGGCATGTCCGTGAGCGCCGAGCGCGCCGCGCGCATCATCCTCGCCGCCGTGCGGCGGGGCGACGCGGAGGTGCTGGTGGGGCTGCCCACGCGGCTGGCCGTGTGGGGCCGCGCGCTGGCCCCCGAGCTGACGGCGGCGGTGCTGGCGTGGGCCAACCGGCGCCTGCCCCAGAGCAGCCTCCAGGACCGCCACGCGGGCGTGGACAGCCAGACGC